A stretch of DNA from Carassius auratus strain Wakin chromosome 44, ASM336829v1, whole genome shotgun sequence:
tattattattattatttctgaagtTAAAATATGGTTAACCATAGCCATTTAATATTATGTTTGAACAATATTatctttaacatttaaaatggccTGAGCTGTAATAACAAATTACATGGCTTCACATTAATCAACTTTTTTTGGTGACTTGTGTCTTTCAGCATtttgacactttaaaataagcaaaagaaaaaatatacaaaatttacatttcgattttttttttttacttgatttctTATGTGGATATTGGTTCTGTTTATGCAGCATctgtatcaaaataaatgtttaaaaaaatctatgaaaAAGGAAAATAGTTCACAggagaaaatgtattacagttcgATAAAAGATTATGAAGAGCACACGATCAGGACAAGAAAAGTGCATTATAAAAGTAATGCAGTTGGTGGTTCAACAATAGCATTAATGACCACAAAGCTTTTTTCAAGAAAGTTTTTATTGCATCTgaaagcattcattttttttctttaaatcactATGGTGGTTATAGTTTACATATGgaattatgaaacaaataaataaaaaaaacaattattatttttttttttttacgttttgtcTATTGAAAAAATACTTGTAAATTTGTCTTGAAATAATGATAATTGATTTTTAATAACGGTTTTCAATGTGTATACTTGCAAAAATCCCAAATAGCTTATATTAGAAGGCCCTTCCTCAGCAATTTACATTATCTTCACATCCTGCAGTTGTTGTATTATTACAGCAAAGACATATTTCTTCTAAAACCCCCAGATCTTTTAAACACAATGGGCTGTTCTCCGTCAAAGGGCTGGTGATAGTTTAATAGAGTACCATCACCACCCGGTGTAGGAGCGTATTTTTCACAGAAAGACCCGGTAAGACTTGGGCCACACTGTGCAGAGTAGGAAATCAAAAAAGAGCCATGCTTTAACTTAAATGACTTCTTCTGATTCATTCCTTTCTGTGGAACGGTAGACGATTTTCCCAACAGATCATCATCAAAACGGTTGTCACGGTCCCACACCTCAAATCTCAAGGGCCTGTAAAATGAGCATAGACAATATATGAACTACAACAGGTATCACCCAATGACAAAAACAGAATATTTGTGAACATAAATACTTACGTCTTTTTAATCAGATCTACAGTTTCGAAATTTATGTTGTAGTTCCACTGAGGAAAATTGTTGTTCCAAATCACAGGGGTCTCATACGCACGGCTTCCGTAAAAGACTTTAACATAACCATCAGTTTTAGAGAAGTAGTCTCCCCATAATCCTGCACCGCTCAACACAGTCACGGTCAACGTGGCTACTCCTGGGTTACTTGGGCAGCAGTTACTATCAATTCTTTGATGACCGCTGCATTTGCATGCGCAGCTATTACTACGATGGCCCACTTTGCACTTGGAGGGGCAAGCAGTAGATATGGCGCTTTTTGTGATGTACTTGCTGATGGCCGCTTGCAGACTGGCTCGTCTAGCTGGGTCGTTTTTTACCAGCATGTGCAATGAGCTCAAGGTGTAGGAAACCACTCCAGGGATTTTCTTCAGTGACTTGAGCCACACGCCGTAACCACTAACGTTGTTTGGACTGAAGAGGATGTCTTGCTGCTCACCGTTGCCCCCTAGTATTTCAGTGACTCGGTCTGAGAAGGTGCCGCTGAAGCTGTTGCCTCTCTCcagtttctgtgatttgcctttGCAGTAGCCTGCTTGCGCACTCACCTTCACGCCCTT
This window harbors:
- the LOC113062639 gene encoding perforin-1 — its product is MALPLLFLYFPIAFCCETVPSTECEKPSFVPGHNLVGEGFDIVQMKTTGAFVVDVRTYMSGGEHGNCTVCENKLLNEKQKLPASVVDWRVKVQCRRSVGAKIYESASSVLKDTTNSASASWKIGLSVPMAGGLAVGGTHSKSARFAKSHASQDKYSFTSHTFSCRYYSFRLHARPPVTKEFLGSITALPVKFDSNSEGAYNHFISIYGTHFLRRVDLGGRVHSTTAVKTCQVSMKGLSVHDVSNCLSAEASAVIKGVKVSAQAGYCKGKSQKLERGNSFSGTFSDRVTEILGGNGEQQDILFSPNNVSGYGVWLKSLKKIPGVVSYTLSSLHMLVKNDPARRASLQAAISKYITKSAISTACPSKCKVGHRSNSCACKCSGHQRIDSNCCPSNPGVATLTVTVLSGAGLWGDYFSKTDGYVKVFYGSRAYETPVIWNNNFPQWNYNINFETVDLIKKTPLRFEVWDRDNRFDDDLLGKSSTVPQKGMNQKKSFKLKHGSFLISYSAQCGPSLTGSFCEKYAPTPGGDGTLLNYHQPFDGEQPIVFKRSGGFRRNMSLL